In the Streptomyces formicae genome, one interval contains:
- the sbnA gene encoding 2,3-diaminopropionate biosynthesis protein SbnA — protein MPVISAPHEFNQDDLYVDLGAVLDMPLFLKCEGFNFTGSVKQKAAVEMVEAAERDGLIEADSVLVESSSGNLGIALSVIAAAKGYRFVCVTDSRCNLAAKRLMSVLGATVHTVTEPDADGGFLAARINHVRGLCAADDRYVWLNQYANEANWRAHYRHTAPAVDRSFPDLDVLFVGAGTTGTLMGCARWYREHRPNVRIVAVDSVGSVAFGHPPGPRMIPGLGSGVRPSLLDEEFVDEVIHVPERETVRMCHRLAGSGFVFGGSTGTVVSGAGQWLDATPRRTGLTCVAISPDMGERYLDTVYQANWVEGVYGREALGPPRPDPTGRQINRI, from the coding sequence GTGCCGGTCATCTCGGCACCCCACGAGTTCAACCAGGACGACTTGTACGTCGATCTCGGCGCCGTGCTCGACATGCCCCTGTTCCTCAAGTGCGAGGGCTTCAACTTCACCGGATCCGTCAAGCAGAAGGCCGCCGTGGAGATGGTGGAGGCCGCCGAGCGGGACGGTCTGATCGAGGCGGACTCCGTCCTGGTGGAGTCCTCGTCGGGAAACCTCGGCATCGCGCTGAGCGTCATCGCGGCCGCCAAGGGCTACCGCTTCGTCTGCGTCACCGATTCCCGCTGCAACCTGGCGGCCAAGCGCCTCATGTCGGTACTCGGCGCCACGGTGCACACCGTCACCGAGCCCGACGCCGACGGCGGCTTCCTCGCCGCGCGCATCAATCACGTACGCGGCCTGTGCGCCGCTGACGACCGGTACGTGTGGCTTAACCAGTATGCGAACGAGGCCAATTGGCGGGCGCACTACCGGCACACGGCGCCGGCCGTCGACCGGTCCTTCCCGGACCTCGACGTGCTGTTCGTCGGGGCGGGCACCACGGGCACGCTCATGGGGTGCGCGCGCTGGTACCGGGAACACCGCCCGAACGTACGCATCGTGGCCGTGGACAGCGTGGGCTCCGTGGCGTTCGGGCACCCGCCGGGCCCGCGCATGATTCCGGGGCTCGGCTCCGGCGTCCGGCCGTCGCTGCTAGACGAGGAGTTCGTCGACGAGGTGATTCACGTGCCGGAGCGGGAGACGGTACGGATGTGCCATCGCCTGGCCGGAAGCGGATTCGTCTTCGGTGGGTCCACCGGAACGGTGGTGAGCGGCGCCGGGCAGTGGCTCGACGCGACGCCCCGGCGGACCGGACTCACCTGCGTGGCGATCTCGCCGGACATGGGCGAGCGCTATCTCGACACCGTCTACCAGGCGAACTGGGTGGAGGGGGTCTACGGCCGCGAGGCGCTCGGCCCGCCGCGGCCGGATCCGACGGGACGTCAGATCAACCGGATCTGA